From one Aeropyrum camini SY1 = JCM 12091 genomic stretch:
- a CDS encoding sugar kinase, translating to MVSRISVEGGSRLHAGFHIVDPQRRVWGGAGFYIDEPRVRVEAWDCGEPRWEVDEDVSRLLERAGFMWGCLRVLSGPPRHVGLGSTTQLSLAAALALSALKGLNPDIASLALKLGRGRFSAVGTLLAAHGGFVLDSGEVSARPVAHLSIPGDWRFVVVLPRVEPGLEEGGMEDSILEAAALRAAKGGDLRVRGALLLAIGIARRDLDTALEGLSSIQAGTGLMFQRFQGGVYRRDLLEIIDEASRNGVKLAQSSWGPTLYTISHESTAPSDARMLKAILRSRGIEGEVLVAKPRNVGLKLEAG from the coding sequence GTGGTGAGCAGAATTTCGGTGGAGGGGGGCTCTAGGCTGCACGCAGGGTTCCACATTGTAGACCCGCAGCGCAGGGTGTGGGGTGGGGCTGGCTTCTACATCGACGAGCCGAGGGTCAGGGTTGAGGCTTGGGACTGTGGAGAGCCTCGGTGGGAGGTTGACGAGGATGTCTCCAGGCTCCTTGAGAGGGCCGGGTTTATGTGGGGCTGCCTTAGGGTATTGAGCGGGCCTCCCAGGCATGTAGGCCTCGGCTCTACAACCCAGCTCTCCCTGGCCGCCGCCCTGGCTCTCTCAGCCCTGAAAGGGTTAAACCCCGATATAGCTAGCCTAGCACTCAAGCTGGGTAGGGGGCGTTTCTCAGCGGTTGGCACGCTCCTGGCCGCTCACGGCGGCTTCGTCCTCGACTCCGGAGAAGTGTCGGCGCGTCCAGTAGCCCACCTGAGTATTCCTGGTGATTGGAGGTTCGTGGTGGTGTTGCCGCGGGTGGAGCCCGGTTTGGAGGAGGGGGGGATGGAGGATTCGATACTGGAGGCCGCCGCCCTGAGAGCGGCTAAAGGCGGTGATCTGAGGGTGCGGGGGGCTCTCCTCTTGGCAATCGGCATCGCGAGGAGAGACCTTGACACTGCGTTGGAGGGTCTCTCATCCATACAGGCTGGAACAGGCCTCATGTTCCAGAGGTTCCAGGGGGGTGTTTACAGGCGTGACCTGCTGGAGATTATAGACGAGGCGTCGAGAAACGGCGTCAAGCTTGCCCAATCCAGCTGGGGGCCTACCCTATACACCATATCCCACGAGTCTACAGCCCCCTCCGATGCCCGCATGCTCAAGGCCATACTCCGCTCACGTGGAATTGAAGGTGAGGTCCTAGTGGCCAAGCCTAGAAACGTGGGGCTGAAGCTGGAGGCGGGGTGA
- a CDS encoding NTP transferase domain-containing protein: protein MAGAGLVLAAGFSKRFRREVGLHKVAVSVKGYPLLCYPLASLILAGVERVFVVASQFNLNIVESALEQCPYEASDTILSPLSILGNGFSLVEGLMEAGARGYGCLAVSMGDHIYPPSIARRVLEAGCNALGVDSRPAYIDLREATHVSMEPGGLRLGKGLDGCCVDIGLHTLDTGLAALGCIDPSPEGEAGVSQVITCASQRGYRFSLVDVGGGPWTEVDSTEDLERLLSGVGSRVLEAVRGEWGF from the coding sequence GTGGCTGGCGCGGGCTTAGTGCTGGCGGCCGGCTTCTCGAAAAGGTTCCGCAGGGAGGTTGGTTTACACAAGGTTGCGGTTAGCGTGAAGGGGTACCCGCTGCTGTGCTATCCCCTAGCAAGCCTCATCCTAGCGGGGGTGGAGAGGGTTTTCGTCGTTGCTTCCCAGTTCAACCTAAACATTGTGGAGTCCGCCCTTGAGCAGTGTCCATACGAGGCCTCAGACACTATACTCTCCCCCCTCTCCATCCTCGGAAACGGCTTTAGCCTCGTCGAGGGCCTGATGGAGGCTGGTGCCAGAGGCTACGGTTGCCTAGCTGTCTCCATGGGGGACCACATCTACCCTCCCAGCATAGCTAGGAGGGTTCTCGAAGCGGGCTGCAACGCTCTCGGAGTAGACTCCAGGCCCGCCTATATAGACTTGCGGGAGGCTACACACGTCTCAATGGAACCCGGCGGCTTGAGGCTAGGGAAGGGTCTCGATGGGTGCTGCGTTGACATTGGACTCCACACACTGGATACTGGCTTGGCCGCCCTAGGATGTATAGACCCTTCTCCCGAAGGTGAGGCCGGAGTGTCCCAAGTCATAACCTGCGCCTCACAGCGGGGATACAGGTTTAGCCTAGTGGACGTCGGTGGAGGGCCCTGGACGGAGGTCGACTCTACCGAGGATCTAGAGAGGCTGCTGAGTGGGGTTGGATCCAGGGTGTTGGAGGCTGTCAGAGGTGAGTGGGGATTCTAA
- a CDS encoding CDP-alcohol phosphatidyltransferase family protein — protein MSGDSKPTDGPVSRLLNRRIASAIASAIIALQLPLTPNMLSLISFLTATAAAVLIALGHFLAGGILVQASSILDGVDGIVARKRGVASRAGGFLDTMLDRYADTVIYLAIAYAASGIPGLEKWAVLAAVAAVSGDILVSYLHTRGERDAGVHPSLVGPLDSLASRDVRLLVIAVLTAVARPFEALAAVAFLSHVYVAVKSASIFSLLKSRGA, from the coding sequence GTGAGTGGGGATTCTAAGCCCACGGACGGCCCGGTCTCCAGACTCCTGAACAGGAGGATAGCCTCTGCAATAGCCTCGGCAATAATAGCTCTTCAACTACCCCTAACACCTAACATGCTCTCCCTAATATCCTTCCTAACAGCCACAGCCGCAGCCGTGCTTATAGCGTTAGGACATTTTCTCGCCGGCGGGATTCTCGTCCAGGCCTCCTCTATTCTTGACGGTGTAGACGGTATTGTAGCGAGGAAGAGGGGCGTTGCATCAAGGGCTGGAGGCTTCCTGGACACCATGCTCGACAGGTATGCGGATACTGTTATCTACCTTGCAATAGCTTACGCCGCATCAGGCATCCCCGGTCTTGAGAAGTGGGCTGTCCTGGCGGCTGTAGCAGCTGTGTCGGGAGACATCTTGGTGAGCTATCTCCACACAAGGGGCGAGAGAGACGCGGGCGTCCACCCGTCGCTTGTGGGACCTCTAGACTCTCTGGCCTCGAGAGATGTCAGGCTCCTCGTTATTGCAGTACTTACAGCCGTTGCCAGGCCGTTCGAGGCTCTAGCCGCTGTGGCGTTTCTCTCTCACGTATACGTGGCGGTGAAGTCGGCCAGCATATTCTCCCTGCTCAAGTCCCGAGGTGCATAG
- a CDS encoding inositol-3-phosphate synthase produces the protein MVRIAILGQGLVATHLAVGLERIKSGELEPIGVPLDRFEYEIPVGRLEIVGSFDVDPRKVGKTLYQVAQDMLGGQLPVPRSLEAVRVERGIHAGSVKGLIPGARGLDEELGMEEAVEKVADRLQHLKPDVVINVITTEKAEPFETVGSVRERVSKGLVSASQAYALAVLRYAEREARRVALVNAIPAPLANDPAIVSMYESAESLVLGDDGATGATPLTADLLEHLAERNRRVLSIAQFNIGGNLDFLALTLPEKNLMKEKTKSSVVRDILGYDVPHFIKPTGYLEPLGDKKFVAMHIAWKTFNGLEDELVVNMRINDSPALAGLLVDLARISYSLLERGYKGTVYEVNAFFMKNPGPKEASNMARITAFHNLVKLLQGLGALNTGINGGQP, from the coding sequence GTGGTGCGTATAGCAATCTTGGGGCAAGGCCTCGTCGCCACGCACCTGGCCGTTGGCCTTGAGAGGATAAAGTCCGGGGAGCTTGAGCCCATCGGGGTTCCTCTGGATAGGTTCGAGTACGAGATTCCCGTGGGTAGGCTAGAGATCGTGGGATCCTTCGACGTCGATCCCAGGAAGGTGGGTAAGACCCTCTACCAGGTTGCCCAGGACATGCTCGGCGGCCAACTGCCAGTCCCTAGAAGCCTCGAGGCGGTTAGGGTTGAGAGGGGTATACACGCTGGCAGCGTGAAGGGCCTTATACCGGGTGCCCGTGGTCTTGATGAGGAGCTGGGTATGGAGGAGGCTGTAGAGAAGGTTGCCGATAGGCTTCAGCATCTAAAGCCCGACGTGGTTATAAACGTGATAACAACCGAGAAGGCGGAGCCTTTCGAGACCGTCGGGAGTGTTAGGGAGAGGGTGAGTAAGGGTCTTGTAAGCGCTAGCCAGGCCTACGCCCTGGCCGTGCTCAGATATGCTGAGAGGGAGGCTAGGAGGGTCGCGCTCGTCAACGCCATACCAGCGCCTTTGGCCAACGACCCGGCTATCGTCTCCATGTACGAGAGTGCCGAGAGCCTTGTCCTAGGGGATGATGGAGCCACGGGAGCCACGCCCCTAACTGCAGACCTCTTGGAGCATCTTGCTGAGAGGAACAGGAGGGTCCTCTCGATAGCACAGTTCAACATAGGAGGAAACCTCGACTTCCTCGCGCTTACACTCCCGGAAAAGAACCTCATGAAGGAGAAGACTAAGAGCAGCGTTGTTAGGGACATACTAGGCTATGATGTCCCCCACTTCATAAAGCCCACAGGCTATCTGGAGCCCCTGGGGGACAAGAAGTTCGTCGCAATGCACATAGCCTGGAAGACCTTCAACGGCTTGGAGGACGAGCTAGTCGTTAACATGAGGATCAATGACAGCCCCGCCCTAGCCGGCCTCCTGGTCGACCTTGCAAGGATCAGCTATAGCCTGCTAGAGAGGGGGTACAAGGGTACCGTGTACGAGGTTAACGCGTTCTTCATGAAAAACCCTGGACCCAAGGAGGCTTCCAACATGGCACGGATAACAGCCTTCCACAACCTGGTGAAGCTCTTGCAGGGGCTAGGGGCTCTCAACACGGGAATCAACGGTGGCCAGCCTTAG
- a CDS encoding secondary thiamine-phosphate synthase enzyme YjbQ, which yields METGHFTVKTERRLQVLDVTGRVEEWLSTVGGVNGLLVVYVPHTTAAVAVNEAEPRLMEDIVEFIRELTKPGGPWKHNTIDVNAHAHLGNTIIGDSRVIPVVSGRLSLGTWQRILFIEMDGPRERTVNLLYVGE from the coding sequence GTGGAGACAGGGCACTTCACTGTTAAGACTGAGAGGAGACTCCAGGTTCTCGATGTGACAGGCAGGGTTGAGGAGTGGCTCTCTACTGTTGGCGGTGTGAACGGCCTCCTAGTTGTCTACGTCCCCCACACCACGGCCGCGGTCGCGGTTAACGAGGCGGAGCCGAGGCTTATGGAGGATATAGTAGAGTTCATAAGGGAGCTCACTAAGCCCGGAGGCCCGTGGAAGCACAACACTATCGACGTCAACGCCCACGCACACCTGGGCAACACTATAATAGGGGACAGCCGTGTCATCCCTGTTGTGTCGGGAAGGCTGTCCCTAGGGACGTGGCAGAGAATACTCTTCATAGAGATGGATGGCCCTCGGGAGAGGACGGTCAACCTACTCTACGTAGGAGAGTAG
- a CDS encoding replication factor C small subunit, whose amino-acid sequence MLWVEKYRPRRLDDIVDQKHVVERLKQFVKQRNMPHLLFAGPPGTGKTTAAHALAHDLYGENYRQYMLELNASDERGINVIREKVKEFARSRTPPEIPFKIVLLDEADNMTSDAQQALRRLMELYSNVTRFILIANYPSKIIDPIQSRCAFFRFQPLSKQDVIERLRYIAENEGVEYEEEALDAIYEISEGDMRRAINVLQAASYLGKVTVDAVYRVVGMAKPREVREMLATALKGDFTAARSLLRKIMIEYGMSGEDVARQIHRELFSTELKMPEELRVLAADYLGEVHYRLVEGSDDDIQLSAFLAWLAMMARKLEV is encoded by the coding sequence ATGCTCTGGGTGGAGAAATACAGGCCCAGGAGGCTGGACGATATTGTGGATCAGAAGCATGTTGTTGAGAGGCTAAAACAGTTTGTGAAGCAGAGGAACATGCCTCACCTGCTATTCGCCGGCCCGCCGGGGACGGGCAAGACGACTGCAGCACACGCCCTCGCCCACGACCTCTACGGCGAGAACTACAGGCAGTATATGCTCGAGTTGAACGCCAGCGACGAAAGGGGTATCAACGTTATAAGGGAGAAGGTTAAGGAGTTCGCCCGCAGCAGGACTCCTCCGGAGATACCGTTCAAGATTGTGCTCCTGGACGAGGCCGACAACATGACCAGCGACGCCCAGCAGGCGCTTAGAAGGCTTATGGAGCTGTATAGCAACGTGACCAGGTTCATATTGATAGCTAACTATCCCAGCAAGATTATAGACCCTATTCAGAGCAGGTGTGCCTTCTTCAGGTTCCAGCCCCTCTCGAAGCAGGATGTGATAGAGAGGCTGAGATATATCGCCGAGAACGAGGGGGTAGAGTATGAGGAAGAGGCGCTAGACGCTATATACGAGATAAGCGAGGGCGACATGAGGAGGGCGATAAACGTACTGCAGGCGGCAAGCTATCTCGGCAAGGTGACTGTAGACGCCGTCTACAGGGTGGTGGGCATGGCCAAGCCTAGAGAGGTTAGGGAGATGCTCGCCACTGCTCTGAAAGGAGATTTCACAGCAGCTAGAAGCCTCCTCAGGAAGATCATGATAGAGTATGGGATGAGCGGGGAGGATGTTGCGCGGCAGATACACCGGGAGCTGTTCTCCACCGAGCTTAAGATGCCCGAGGAGCTCAGGGTCCTAGCCGCCGACTACCTGGGAGAGGTTCACTACAGGCTGGTTGAGGGTAGCGACGATGACATACAGCTCTCGGCATTCCTCGCGTGGCTCGCGATGATGGCGAGGAAGCTGGAGGTATAG
- a CDS encoding replication factor C large subunit, which translates to MPIQARSTRVPWVIKYRPRRVEDVVNQDQAKKVLAPWFKAWLGGRKPDKRAALLYGPPGVGKTSLVEAIANEFNLEMIELNASDYRRRSDIERIVGAASRKKSMFRRGVVILLDEVDGINPREDAGGIEALLSIIKTTENPIVMTANDPWKDFLRPLREASLLVEFKPLTLTQIISVLQRICEAERIECERDALRYIAERSEGDLRSAINDLQAVAEGYGRVTLTLAREIVRGREKSIDIWRTLNQVFYKPRQAWIARKAVSQSEKDYEELIGWINDNIPRKYGEPSDLFRAFDALARATVFLGRAKFGGNWELLSYVFDLMGPGVAYARMEGEVLKTRYSYPEKIRMMAQLRGVRETREKLAEVLAKRLLTSKRTVKTEVLPILHYMFRSSRDPTKPALIALEYGFTESMIELLAGSRKSEILKAVATLKKARLSEKPAKPSAAEAGGEKGGERRKARRRERKGVGLDFFLGEQ; encoded by the coding sequence TTGCCGATACAGGCACGCTCAACCCGGGTACCCTGGGTTATAAAGTATAGGCCGAGGCGTGTGGAAGACGTTGTCAACCAGGATCAGGCTAAGAAGGTCCTTGCCCCCTGGTTTAAAGCGTGGCTCGGGGGGAGGAAACCCGATAAGAGGGCCGCCCTCCTATACGGCCCCCCAGGCGTGGGCAAGACGAGCCTCGTCGAAGCTATAGCTAACGAGTTTAACCTGGAGATGATAGAGCTTAACGCGAGCGACTATAGGAGGAGGAGCGATATCGAGCGTATAGTCGGTGCTGCCTCCCGCAAGAAGAGCATGTTCCGGAGGGGTGTTGTGATCCTGTTAGACGAGGTGGACGGCATAAACCCCAGGGAGGACGCGGGGGGTATAGAGGCTCTCCTCTCCATCATAAAGACTACAGAGAACCCCATAGTGATGACGGCCAACGACCCGTGGAAAGACTTTCTGAGGCCCCTGAGGGAGGCCAGCCTCCTGGTCGAGTTCAAACCGCTAACTCTTACCCAGATAATCTCCGTCCTCCAGAGGATATGCGAGGCTGAAAGGATAGAGTGCGAGAGGGACGCCCTACGCTACATAGCTGAGAGGAGTGAGGGCGACCTCAGGTCGGCTATAAACGACCTCCAGGCAGTTGCCGAGGGCTACGGGAGGGTGACGCTAACACTAGCCAGGGAGATAGTCAGGGGGAGGGAGAAGAGCATAGACATTTGGAGAACGCTAAACCAGGTGTTCTACAAGCCCAGGCAGGCGTGGATTGCGAGGAAGGCGGTAAGCCAGAGCGAGAAGGACTATGAGGAGCTGATAGGCTGGATAAACGACAACATACCCAGGAAGTATGGAGAGCCTTCAGACCTGTTCAGGGCCTTCGACGCCCTGGCTAGAGCGACTGTATTCCTCGGAAGGGCCAAGTTCGGGGGTAACTGGGAGCTGCTTTCGTACGTTTTCGACCTAATGGGACCGGGTGTAGCCTATGCTAGGATGGAGGGGGAGGTCCTCAAGACTAGATACTCCTACCCTGAGAAGATCAGGATGATGGCCCAGCTCCGCGGGGTTAGGGAGACTAGGGAGAAGCTGGCTGAGGTCCTCGCCAAGAGGCTTTTAACAAGCAAGAGAACCGTGAAGACCGAGGTCCTCCCTATCCTACATTACATGTTCAGGAGCTCCAGAGACCCCACAAAGCCTGCCTTGATAGCTCTGGAATACGGGTTCACAGAGAGCATGATAGAGCTTCTCGCGGGCAGCCGTAAGAGCGAGATACTGAAGGCGGTGGCCACACTCAAGAAGGCGAGGCTCTCTGAGAAACCCGCTAAACCCTCGGCCGCAGAGGCAGGAGGGGAGAAAGGCGGGGAGAGGCGGAAAGCCAGGAGGAGGGAGAGGAAGGGGGTGGGCCTCGACTTCTTCCTCGGAGAACAGTAG
- the pgsA gene encoding archaetidylinositol phosphate synthase: MGVINRLRGFYEARVAPRLAALLSKATPNPNVYTLASPVAAAAAIPAWLYASPAAGLLLIALSLALDAVDGAVARFTGRASLLGSFLDSSLDRVSDTLYHVALYIAGVHPLVVMAMLSGGLIVPYLRAKGESLGLEVRGRGVMERGERSLAILAILAVSVYNIQAAEALAIAVAALVWITVAQRTIYIVGELRG; this comes from the coding sequence TTGGGGGTTATCAACAGGCTGAGGGGATTCTATGAGGCCAGGGTGGCTCCAAGGCTTGCCGCACTACTCTCGAAGGCCACGCCAAACCCCAATGTCTATACCCTAGCGAGCCCTGTGGCCGCAGCTGCAGCAATACCAGCGTGGCTATACGCATCCCCCGCCGCTGGCCTCCTACTAATAGCCCTCTCCCTCGCGCTCGACGCTGTGGACGGGGCGGTGGCCAGGTTTACAGGTAGGGCCAGCTTACTCGGCTCCTTCCTCGACTCCAGCCTCGACAGGGTATCGGACACGCTATACCACGTCGCACTCTACATAGCCGGGGTGCACCCGCTAGTGGTCATGGCGATGCTCTCCGGGGGGCTGATAGTGCCGTACCTGAGGGCGAAGGGCGAGAGCCTCGGGCTAGAAGTTAGGGGGAGGGGGGTTATGGAGAGGGGGGAGAGATCCCTCGCTATCCTGGCAATACTTGCCGTCTCGGTCTACAACATCCAGGCAGCAGAAGCGCTGGCTATAGCGGTGGCGGCGCTGGTCTGGATAACAGTGGCCCAGAGGACGATATATATCGTGGGTGAGCTTAGGGGTTGA